One Flavobacteriales bacterium genomic region harbors:
- a CDS encoding tetratricopeptide repeat protein, translating to MTSNRNSAWFSAVVILLMLTSDLFLGLGMVHAQHSVAKENAGVQVEALLQKAKDQKKCGEYDKAFETISQALELSKRSDDQNLIARSMSDLGVIRMYQGRYSDALEMFHEAVSICEELKDSVCMAENYNYFASVHHAQKDYGIAIKYYLKSLELRKGLDDSVALGVLYNNLGTLYADQNDLKHALDYHGRSMAIWESLHDTSWIAVSLRHIGYCRELQGKVDEALGSYLKSYELSMRKGTRMNVIRASMPVGNLYLKMGDPKNALEWCKRAYLLSMEESNLYGIQESCLCLSQVYDGLHRSAEALDFYRRSIKARDSIYGHERTKELTRLEMNFVFERQQLADSLKFVKAQIVKEKQIQNERIGWASTGIVLLMIGAMALVIYRGKRKSDHLLLNILPKEIAEELKAEGSAKPKQLDNVTVIFTDFCGFTALSENMTPEQLVTEIDECFSHFDRIMDEFGVEKIKTIGDAYMAASGIPSPKATHALDAVKAALKMQDFMVKREAELQEENRPFFKMRVGIHTGSVVAGIVGEKKFQYDIWGDAVNTAARMEQNGEPSRINVSKETYELVKDEFAFTYRGKIKAKGKGEIDMYFVDGLK from the coding sequence ATGACCTCCAACCGCAACTCCGCCTGGTTCTCCGCAGTCGTGATCCTTCTGATGCTGACCAGCGATTTGTTCCTTGGTCTTGGAATGGTCCATGCTCAGCATAGTGTTGCAAAAGAAAATGCCGGTGTGCAGGTGGAGGCGCTTCTTCAAAAGGCCAAAGACCAAAAGAAATGCGGAGAATATGATAAGGCATTCGAGACCATTTCCCAAGCATTGGAGTTAAGTAAACGTTCAGACGATCAAAATTTGATTGCCCGTTCAATGAGCGACCTTGGCGTGATAAGAATGTACCAGGGACGTTATTCAGACGCCTTGGAGATGTTTCACGAAGCCGTAAGTATCTGCGAAGAACTGAAAGATTCTGTTTGCATGGCCGAAAACTACAACTACTTCGCTTCTGTGCATCATGCCCAAAAGGACTATGGCATTGCCATCAAATATTACCTCAAAAGCCTTGAACTCAGGAAAGGGTTGGATGATTCTGTGGCGCTTGGCGTACTCTACAATAACCTCGGAACCTTGTATGCAGACCAGAACGATCTGAAACATGCGCTCGATTATCATGGTAGGAGCATGGCCATTTGGGAATCGTTGCACGATACTTCCTGGATCGCGGTTTCGCTTCGACATATCGGTTACTGCAGAGAGTTGCAAGGCAAAGTGGATGAGGCATTGGGCTCTTATTTGAAAAGCTACGAGCTGAGCATGAGAAAAGGTACCCGAATGAACGTGATCCGTGCTTCCATGCCAGTAGGCAACCTCTACCTGAAAATGGGGGACCCGAAAAATGCCCTTGAATGGTGTAAACGCGCCTATCTGCTTTCCATGGAAGAGAGCAACCTGTACGGCATTCAGGAAAGTTGTTTGTGTCTGTCGCAGGTGTATGATGGGTTGCACCGTTCTGCAGAGGCGTTGGATTTCTACAGGCGCTCCATCAAAGCACGCGATTCCATTTACGGACACGAACGGACCAAGGAACTGACCCGCCTGGAGATGAATTTCGTGTTTGAGCGGCAGCAGTTGGCCGATAGCCTGAAGTTCGTGAAGGCGCAAATCGTCAAAGAGAAGCAGATACAGAATGAACGTATCGGTTGGGCCTCAACAGGAATTGTCCTTCTTATGATCGGAGCTATGGCGTTGGTTATCTACCGCGGAAAGAGGAAGTCAGACCACCTGTTGCTCAATATCTTACCCAAAGAAATTGCGGAGGAATTGAAAGCCGAAGGCTCGGCCAAGCCCAAGCAATTGGACAATGTAACGGTCATCTTCACGGATTTCTGCGGTTTCACAGCGCTCTCGGAAAATATGACCCCGGAACAATTGGTGACCGAGATCGATGAATGCTTCAGCCATTTCGATCGCATTATGGATGAGTTTGGAGTTGAAAAGATCAAGACCATTGGAGATGCGTACATGGCGGCTTCAGGCATTCCATCTCCCAAAGCAACCCATGCATTAGATGCGGTAAAGGCCGCCTTGAAGATGCAGGATTTCATGGTAAAAAGGGAAGCCGAACTACAGGAAGAGAATCGGCCTTTTTTCAAAATGCGTGTCGGAATACACACAGGTTCGGTAGTGGCCGGAATTGTAGGCGAGAAGAAGTTTCAGTATGACATTTGGGGAGATGCCGTGAACACGGCCGCTCGCATGGAGCAGAATGGCGAACCAAGTCGCATCAATGTTTCAAAAGAGACCTACGAATTGGTGAAGGATGAATTTGCGTTTACCTACCGCGGCAAGATAAAGGCCAAGGGAAAAGGCGAGATAGACATGTATTTCGTGGATGGATTGAAGTAG